Proteins from a genomic interval of Diaminobutyricimonas aerilata:
- a CDS encoding DNA topoisomerase IB, with product MPRLRRSDTNGPGYTRVRAGRGFSYRGPNGQPVRDPELRARFDALAIPPAWKDIWICPFENGHVQATGTDAAGRRQYIYHPFWREKKDRVKYERALELAATLTAARRQVTMHLREDGYGRDRALAAAFRMLDTGSLRVGSEQYAHSNGSFGLSTLLCAHAVVHGDTVELKFPAKSGQEWESDIRDPDLAKVVRLLKRRGPNARLLAWKDERGWHPLSAEEINAYVRERTGGDFTAKDFRTLHGTIAAAISLAKHGPEHTKTARTRALAQAMRDAAEELNNTPSIARSSYVDPRIVDLYQKGVTIDAERVTAAESELRELLG from the coding sequence ATGCCCCGCCTCCGCCGCAGCGACACGAACGGGCCGGGCTACACCCGCGTGCGCGCGGGACGCGGCTTCTCCTACCGCGGTCCGAACGGTCAGCCGGTGCGCGATCCCGAGCTGCGGGCGCGGTTCGACGCTCTCGCGATTCCGCCGGCGTGGAAGGACATCTGGATCTGCCCGTTCGAGAACGGGCACGTGCAGGCGACCGGCACCGACGCCGCCGGTCGGCGGCAGTACATCTACCACCCGTTCTGGCGGGAGAAGAAGGACCGCGTCAAGTACGAGCGGGCACTCGAGCTCGCCGCCACCCTCACCGCCGCGCGGCGCCAGGTGACGATGCACCTGCGTGAGGACGGCTACGGGCGCGATCGCGCGCTCGCCGCGGCGTTCCGGATGCTCGACACCGGGTCCCTGCGGGTGGGGTCAGAGCAGTACGCCCACTCGAACGGCAGCTTCGGGTTGTCGACGCTGCTGTGCGCGCACGCCGTGGTGCACGGGGACACGGTGGAACTCAAGTTCCCCGCGAAGAGCGGCCAGGAGTGGGAGTCCGACATCCGCGACCCCGATCTCGCGAAGGTCGTGCGCCTGCTGAAGCGGCGCGGTCCGAACGCGCGCCTGCTCGCCTGGAAGGACGAGCGCGGCTGGCATCCGCTCTCGGCCGAGGAGATCAACGCGTACGTGCGCGAGCGCACCGGGGGCGACTTCACCGCGAAGGACTTCCGCACCCTGCACGGCACGATCGCCGCGGCGATCAGCCTCGCCAAGCACGGCCCGGAGCACACGAAGACCGCCCGCACGAGGGCTCTCGCGCAGGCGATGCGCGACGCGGCTGAGGAGCTCAACAACACCCCGTCGATCGCCCGCTCGAGCTACGTCGACCCGCGCATCGTCGACCTGTACCAGAAGGGCGTCACGATCGACGCCGAACGCGTGACCGCCGCCGAGTCCGAGCTGCGGGAGCTGCTCGGCTGA